In a genomic window of Hyphomicrobiales bacterium:
- a CDS encoding branched-chain amino acid ABC transporter permease codes for MMSALQVLAIGFGIAGYYALVAVGFALIFATLRIFHIAHGTVFLTAGYAFFFLHRVNDLDLVTSGILSVIVAALTGLGIDKAVYLPVMRRGGGMFSVFIASLGVALVFEAVFLVFTKGIVTVARTSALDIVTTGPIAFRILDFVIVGIVIVVYGLLFLWLHRTQTGLEVRGLTDNGPLAAVVGMNVAQTRNVIFLVASALAGIAGVLTAYDSGLTPDTGIRTLFIAVVAVILGGVQNILLGSIVGSISLGILTAYAGFLFPEWVTFSVFAMMIILILIRPRGLFG; via the coding sequence ATGATGAGCGCACTCCAGGTGCTGGCGATCGGGTTCGGGATCGCTGGCTACTACGCCCTCGTGGCGGTGGGGTTTGCGCTCATCTTCGCGACGCTCCGCATCTTCCATATCGCGCACGGAACCGTCTTCCTCACGGCCGGCTATGCCTTCTTCTTTTTGCACCGGGTCAACGACCTCGATCTGGTGACGAGCGGAATTCTCTCCGTCATTGTTGCCGCGCTCACGGGGCTGGGCATCGACAAGGCCGTCTACCTCCCCGTCATGCGGCGGGGCGGGGGCATGTTCAGCGTCTTCATCGCGTCTCTCGGCGTGGCGCTAGTCTTCGAAGCCGTGTTCCTCGTTTTCACCAAGGGCATCGTTACGGTCGCACGCACCTCCGCCCTCGACATTGTCACGACGGGACCGATTGCGTTCCGGATACTCGACTTCGTTATTGTCGGCATCGTCATCGTGGTCTATGGCCTTCTTTTCCTGTGGCTTCACCGCACGCAGACCGGACTCGAGGTTCGCGGGCTCACCGACAACGGTCCCCTTGCGGCCGTCGTCGGAATGAACGTTGCCCAGACGCGCAACGTCATCTTTCTTGTTGCATCGGCACTGGCAGGGATCGCAGGTGTGTTGACCGCGTATGACTCAGGTCTCACACCGGACACCGGAATACGGACCCTCTTCATCGCGGTCGTGGCCGTAATCCTCGGCGGCGTGCAGAACATCCTCCTCGGCAGCATCGTCGGCAGCATCAGCCTCGGGATACTCACTGCCTACGCCGGCTTCCTCTTTCCGGAATGGGTGACATTTAGCGTGTTCGCGATGATGATCATCCTGATCTTGATCCGCCCCAGGGGGCTGTTCGGCTGA